The nucleotide sequence CTGGGACGAAATCCTGGGCCCCGGCCTGCCGCAGAACGCCGTTATCCAAAGCTGGCGCGGCAAAAAGGGCCTCTACGATGCCGCCAAAGCCGGTAACCCGGCCCTGCTGTCCAGCGGCTACTACCTCGACCTCTACCTGACGGCCGCCAGCAGCTACACCACCGACCCGCTCCCCGCCGACAACCCGCTCACGCCCGAGCAGCAGGCCCTGATTCTGGGCGGCGAGGCCACGATGTGGAGCGAGTTTGCCGACAGCGTGGTTATCGATTCGCGCATCTGGCCCCGCGGCGCGGCCGTGGCCGAGCGGCTGTGGTCGGCGCGCACGGTGCAGGACGTGCCGGATATGTACCGCCGGCTGGAGTTCGTGGCGGGGCAGCTGGAGAAGCTGGGCTTGCAGCACCGCCGCGCGCCGCTGCAGCTGCTCCGGCAACTCGCCGGCCCCGATCCGGCCGCGCTGGCGCCGTTGCGCACCTTTGCGGCCGTGCTGGAGCCCGTGAAGGAATACAAGCGCCACTTCCAGGGATTTACCTACACCCCCGGCACGCCCCTCACCCGCCTCGTCGATGCCGCACCGGCTGAATCGGACGTGGCGCGGCAGTTCAGCTGGCGCGTGGATTCGCTGCTGGCCCTGCGCCCCGCCAAAACCGCCGCCCTGCCCCGCACCGCCCCCGCCCGCGACCTGCACAAGCGCCTGCGCACGCAGCTGGAACTCTGGCAAACCAACGACCCGCGCCTGCAGCCGCTGCTGCTCACCTCTCCTACCCTCACCGAGTACGCTCCGCTTTCCGGACAGCTGCGCCTGCTGGCCGCGCTGGGCCTGGAGCGCCTCACGCAGCTGGAGCGCGGCACCGCGCCGTCGGCTGCGTGGCTGGCCGCCGCCCAGAAGCAGCTGGACGCCGCCAAAGCTCCCGCCGGCCAGACGGAGCTGGCGGTAGTGGCCGGGTTCCGGAAGCTGCTGCTGTAGCGCACATATTCACTAACTGCAAGCCGGCACACTCCGCAACGCTTCCTCTGTCTTCATCTACAGAATGGTATAGAGATGCGGCCGATGGTATGTGAAACTTGTTTGGCCGATATGAATGGCCTGAGGCTGATTTTGCAAATCAGTAACATACAGAACGAATGTTCCCGCTAATACTTGCTGCCTCCTCAGCTTGGCTATTGGGCGCGTTGTGCATTGTACGCGGTACACATCTGGAGAATAGGAACGGATGCCCATGTCGCCGGCCCGGATAACGGCTACCCCAGAACCGAGAGGCTGTTGGCCGTTCATCAGCGCATAGCGCACGGAGTCCAGCCGCAGATATTGCCTCGTGCTGGTATGGAAATCAATATCCATAATGCAGCTGTCGGAGCGGGAGATTTCCCAGGCTGTCAGCGGTAAGGGCAGGAAGCTCGTGGCGTGCAGCAGTTCAATGCGAATGTGCGATTTACCCGTTTGCGTAACTTCCGGCGGCTGGTGCCACACCCACGATTCCGGCTTGCGCCACGCCACGCAGCCGCCTGCCAAAGCACCGTATAGCAATAGAGCCATTGTCCCCAACTTTCCTGCTATTCTCCGATTCATACGCAACGTCAGTATCTGATAAATCACCAAACTTAGGCATGTGCTGAGTATGTCGTTTAAGATACTGATGCACCAGATAGCGCCCAACTATCCGACCTAAAACAGCACCGACACCTGCATCCGCCCAGTGTGCACGGCGCCTATGCCGTTGGCTTTGCGGCCGTCGTAGGCTAGGCTCAGGTTAAGGCCGTTGCTGAGGCGCTGCTCGGCGTTCAGGTTCCAGGTGAAGTTGCTGCCGGGGCGCAGGGCGTTCAGGATTTCCAGGCCCACCACCGAGTCCTGGGAGCCGTCGAAGCTGATACGCACGTAGCGCGTGGTGGCCGTGATGGTGCGCTTGCTGACCTGGCTGATGCGGGTTTCTATACCCAGCTCGTCGAAGACGCCGCGGGCCTTGTTGGCATCGTTGATGGGCGCGACGTTGTTTTTGTCGGTGCGCAGGTAGGTGCCGGTGAAGCGGAAGGTGCCGTTGGGCTGGTAGCTGATTTCGGGAGCCACCTCGTAGGCCAGCACCCGGAAATTGCGGGTTTCCAGGTACGTGGAGCTGTTTTGCCGGATGGTGCGGCTCAGGTTCAGGCGGCCCGTAAACGACTGCGCCAGCGTGCGGCGCAGCAGCAGGCTTTGGGCCGCCAGGTTGCGGATGTCGGAGCCCTGCGTGAGCAGCACTTTCTGCTGGGTTTGCTGCACGGTCATTTCCGCCCCGAAAATGGGATTGGACCGGTTGAAGTACAGCGTATTGCGCAGCAGCTTGTTGAGGCTCAGCAGCAACGAGTCCTCAGTCTGAAACGCAAAAGGGTTAAGGCGCGACGACAGGCTGTTATCCGTCGTGCGGCGGTCCAGCGTGACGGTGCTGATGGCCGAGAAGCGGGCCGCGGCGGCGCGCCAGCCGCCAGCTTCGCGCCAGGCGCGCGGGGCGCTGGTTGTGAGGCGGTAGCTGAAGCGGTTGGTGAAGGCCAGAATGTAGTCGTCGGTGGGCAGGTACACCTTGATGTGGGTGCGGTAGACGGCGTCCGAGGTCTGGGCTTCCAGGAATTCGTCGCGGTCCTCGGTGTTGTTGCCGTTGGTGTCGCCGCCGTAGTAGTGCGTGCCCTGGCCGTTGGGCACGGCCACGAAGGCGTAGTCGCGCTTCAGCTCGCGGCCGGTAGCCACCTGGTAGCTCAGCTCGGAGCGAATCTGGTTTTGCAGCAAGCTGGCGTTCCAGTCGATTTTGGCCAGCACGTTGCGCTGGCGGGCGCTGTCGCGCACGGCCAGGTTGCGGTAGGTGGCCAGGATGGCCAGGTCCTGGCTTTTGCCGAGGCGCGTGGTCATGGTGCCCTGCCAGGTCTGGGCGGTGCTGCGCGGCTGGATGGCGGTTTGCTCGGGGTTGGGCGTCTGGTCGCGGCGGAATGTGTAGTCGGCGCGGAAACGGGTTCGGGCCGAGTCCTGGCTTTGCAGGAACACGTTGTGCTCGTCGAAGTAGTTGGCCGACGTGACGGAGTCGCCGGCGGGCAGCGCCACCCGGTTTTTGTCGAAGCGGTAGGCGTAGCCGGGCACGATGGGCGCGCCCACGTAGCGCGCCGCCGCCTCTCCCCGCGCCCAGCGCGACTCCTTGCGCCCCGCCTGCGAGTTCAGCAGAAACAAGCTGCCGCGCAGCTGCACGTCGCCGACCTGGCGGGCGGCATCCAGCCAGTGCTGCAGCCCGCTCACCTCCCCCGACCGAAACCGGCGGCTGAGGCGGTAGTTGACGGCGTTGTTTTCGTCTTTGGCCGCGCCCACCGCAAAGTTCAGAATGTTGTCGGCGTGGGCCTCGCGGCGGGTGGCGTTGCCCTGCACGGTGCTGGCGGTGCTCCAGTTGCGGTCAAACTCGATGTCGCGGAACCGGTCCACGGGCGCGAACCGGCTGCTGGTGTACTCGTAGTCGAGGGCGCTGCGGAAGCGGTAGTCGCGCAGGAAACCCAGGCCGGGCAGGCGGCGGTCCTGCACGGCGTAGCCCACGCGCATGGCCTGGCCCTTGTCGGAAGCCGGCGAAAAGCGGTTCAGATCCAGCTCCGACACGGCCACATCCACGAACACCGAGGCCGTGGAATCCAACTGAAAGCTGGCCCCGCCGGACACAATCTGCTTGAGCAGCGGCGCCGGCAGCAGCCGGATGGGCGCGTAGCGGCCCTGCCGCACGCCGGCCACCGGCGCCACAAACTCAAACACCCGCCCGTTGGCGCCCGGAAAGCGGGTGCTAAGGTTGTAGTCGCCGTTGCCGGGGCCCACCTCCGTGAAGCGTACGTTGTACACGTCGCGCGTGGAGTCGGCCGGGTACGTGAATACCTCCACGGGCAGGCCGTTGATGGTACGGATTTCGCGGTTGTAGAGCACCTGCGTGCGGGTGTAGGCCACGGGGCTGCCGCCGCCGGGCGTGCTGGCCTGCGCCACATTGTCGGGCAGCTCGCGCAAGCGGCGGCGGTCCACGCTGTCGAGCTGGAGGTTGGGCGAGTTGTCGGGGTTGTCGGCTTCGCGGTAGAAGTTGGCGTGCACGTTCAGGCGGCCCGCCTGCTGGTAGTGGCTGGCGTGGTAGAGCGAGCGGGCGTAGTTGAAATCGGAATACTCGAAGTCAATCTTGATGCGCGAATTGCGGGTAATCAGGTGCTGGGGCGAGAACGTGACTTCGGCCTGGTTGTAGTCGATGACGTAGTCGTTGTCGAAGCCGCGCGTCATCAGGCGCCCGTCCAGATACACCCGCTCGGAGTTGGCCAGCACGATGATGAACTGCTCGCCGTTGGGCCCGCGCAAACGGTACGGGCCCTGCACGTTCTCAATCGGGGCCACATCAATGCTGGCAAACTTGCCCTTGGCCACGCCGCCCGCCACCGTGGTAGACGACCGAACTGGCCCGAACCGGCCGCGGCTTTCGCCTGAAACGGTGGTGCCGGCCACCTGCGGCACGCCCAAACCTACCGGCGCCAGCGGGCTGCCGGGCGCGGTGGTGGCGCCCTGCTGCCCGCCGTTGGTGATGGTGGTGGTCGAGTACGAGCCCGAACCGACGCCCGGATAGCCGCTGAGTGGTGTGAGCTGGGGCGTGCTGAAGCCGCTGAGGCCGCCCGCATTCTGCCCCAAGTTCACTTCCAGGGCCGCGCCCTGCACGTTTTTGTAGAAGCGCAGGAAGTAGTCGGGCTTGTTGCGCATCACCACGTCGCCGGCCGTCAGGTTCCAGCGCGGACTGGTGAGCGTGATGTAGATCCGGTCGAATTCCTGTAGCTGCTGGGTGTTGCCCTCGGGCTGAAAGGGCACGTTCTGGTCGCTGATGGCGGCCGTCAGGTTGATGTTGTCGGTGAGCTGGCCTTCGAGCTGCAGGTTCAGTGAGGAGTTCACAAACACGTTCTGGGCGTTGCCGAAGCTGATGCCGCGGGCCAGGTTGCCGGTTTTGTTGATGCCCGGCGTACTCAGAATCTGCTCTTTCACCGTGAAATCTTCCTGCCCGAACGTGCGGCGCGGGAAACTCAGGCTGTCCAGCAAGCCGCGAGGCCGCCGAAACGCCGGGGCCGCCAGCCGCAGCGGCAGCACCCGGTAGCACACCAGCACCGAATCGAGGCCGGGCACCGCAATATCCGGCTGGCCGGGCTCGGGGCTGGGCAGGCGGCGGCCGGGCTCCACGTAGCGGTACCGGTCCTGGCGCACGTCGTAGGCCACGGCGCGGCCTTTGATGCTCACGGAAGTGGGCACTATGGTCAGCGTGTCAGTCAGTGTAAAATCTGTGGTATCCCGGCCGGGCAGCAGGCGCACCCACACGCAGCGGCGCGTGTTGGGCGGGGTTTCGGGCCGCTGTTGCGCCTTCGCGCCCGCCCACGCCACCACGCACGCCAGCAGCAGGCACAGGCGCAGAAAGTGGGGCGGAAAGCTGCTACTCATAGAAAAGATATACACGCCGGCAGGCTGCCGGTAGCTCAACGTAAAAATAGCGTGGATTCGTGCCAGCCTTACCCCACCCCAACCCCTCCCCAAAAGGGAGGGGCTTAGATTACTACCACAACGACAGGATGACGTGCGCTGCAATGCCTGCGTAAGGCTGCCAATACACGAGTGCATGACGTTGCCAAAGTAACAAAAGCCCCTCCCTTTTGGGGAGGGGTTGGGGTGGGGTCAACCCGCCAGCGGCAGTTCGATATAGAACGTGGTGCCGGTACCTTCCTCCGTCTCAAACCAGACGCTGCCGCCGGCGCTTTCGATGCCGCGGCGTGCCACAGCCAGCCCGATGCCGGAGCCGGTGGCTTTGGTGGTGAAGTTGGGAATGAAGATTTTCTCGCGCACATCGGCCGGGATGCCGGCGCCGTTGTCCTGGATGCTGATCTGCACCCGCTTGTTGCTCTGCACGCTCAGTTGGGCCGAAACCTGGGCGGCGCGGCCTTCAGGTACGGCTTGCAGGGCGTTGATGAGCAGGTTATTGAACGTGCGCACCAACAGGTTTTCGTCGGCAAACACGATAGTGGGCGTCTCTTCCTCGGGCAGCTGCAGCTCGATGCGGGCGTCAGGGCGGCTGCCCTGGTGCAGCTCCACGCAGCGGCGCAGAATAGGGGCTACGTCGAGGCGCTCGGGGCGCATGGCGGGTAGGTTGGTGAAGGTGCTGAACGAGGTGGCAATGTCGGTCAGCACGTCAATCTGGGTGATGAGCGTCTGCGACACCTTGGCAATCAGTTCGTCGAGGTTGGGGCGCTGGTCCTGGATGGCGCGCTGCAGAAACTGCAGGCTCAGCTTCATGGGCGTGAGCGGGTTCTTGATTTCGTGGGCCACCTGCCGGGCCATTTCGCGCCAGGCGGCTTCCTTTTCCTGGGTGGCCAGCTCCAGCTTGCTTTCCTCCAGCTTGAGCAGCATGGCGTTGTACTCGCGTACCAGCAGCCCAATTTCGTCGTCCGACTGGTAGTCGAGCGTTTCGTTCTGGCCGGTGAGCGTGGTTTGGCGGAGCTTCTGGGTGAGCAGCTTGAGCGGATTGGTGAGCATGCGCGAGGCCACAAACGTGAGCACCAGAAACACAATGAACATGCCCGTGAAGATGTTGAGCAGAGTCGAAATCAGCTCAATCAGCTTGTTGTCCAACTCTTTCTCGGAGTCGAAGAACGGAATGCCCACGTAGCCCAGCACCCGCCCGGCCTGCCCGGCCTCAGTTTCGGCGGCCCGCAGCGGCAGATACAGTGAGTTGAACGACAGCGAGCCGGCCCGCTCCATCAGCAGCACCCGCGGCTGGGCGCGTTCCTTAAGCGCCGCCACGGCCTGCGGGTTCATCAGCGGCCCCAGCAGCCCCGACTCGAACATGATGGGCTGGCTGCTGACGATGAGCTGGCCGCGGGCGTCGTAGAGATTGAGGTCGGTTTCGGTGAGCGAGGCCACGTTGTCGGCCAGGGCCAGCAACGCGGGGCGGCCGGCCGAGTCGGTGAGCAGGGCGCGGTTCTGCAGCAGGTTGTCCTGCACGGTGCGGCCGCGCCGCTCGTAGGTGCGGCGCAGGTCGCGCTTATACGACGACGTCACCTGGCTGGCCGTGGCAATACTCACCAGCACCAACGGCACCAGAATCCCGAAGTTGAGAAACAGCTGAATCTTGGTGCTGAAGTTGGTACGCAGCACGGCCAAATACTCGCCGCGCACCAACAGGTACAGCGCCATGGCCAGCAGCCAGTAGAAGGTGTGCAGCAGGAATAGGAACGAGAAGTTGGCCAGCCAGTCGGAGAAGCTGTACGTGGACGTGGTGACGACCACCGTGCGGTGCTGGGTTTCGTCGCGCACGGCCAGGTGATGGAAGCGGCCCACCACCAGCCCCGTGCGGTACAGGCGCGGGTCGTTGTACTGCTGGCGGCGCAGGCGGTTCACGTAGTCGAAATCTCCTTCGCTGTACACCAGCCGGTCCTGCTCGTAGCCGGCGTAGCTCAGCTCGGCCCCTAGCCCGGGCTGAAAGAGCTTCTGGTCGACCAGCAGCTCGGGCACCACGCTGTAGGTGGTCAGCTTCTTGAGGCTAAGCTCCAGTAGCACGGTGTTGGTGCCCTGCCCCGCCCCGGGCACGGCCACGAAATCCACGTAGCGCCGGGTGCTGAACGAGTTGTTGCCGCGCACCAGAAACAGGTTGAGCTGGTCGGTGCGGGTGGAGTTCTGCAGCAGCCGGTACCGCGCCTGCGACAGGGTTTCGGCCCCCTGCCCCGCCCCGATGGGCCGGCCGGCGGCATCAAAAAACGATATCGTGACTTCGTATTTGCCGAAGTAGTTGCCGAGATAATGTTTCACAATTTTCTGGCGCACCACTTCCGGGTTGGCAAACGGGCCAGCCAGCACCTTGCGGATCAGCGGGTCGGCCGCAATTTCGCGGGCCCGCTCCGTAAGCAGAAACTCGCCCTGCAGGTCGTTGTCGGTGAGCAGGTTGCCGGCCAGGTTCTGCTTGTTCTGCACCAGCTGGCGGTCGAAGTGCTCGAACAGCGCCAACGCGCCCACGGCCGCGCTGACACTAAGCATCAGGAAGATGAACAGATACACCTGATAGGTGCCCATGGCCGCCACGCGCCGCAGCCCGGTCAGGCGCAGCAGCAGAAAAATCCAGAGCGTGATGCCCACCAGCATCACCTGCACCTGCCCCAGCGCCACACCCACCGGCAGAAACAGCAGCGCCCCCAAACCCAGGCCAAACACACCTTCTCGGCCTTTGCCGGTACCCAGCGTGGCACTGAACAGCTGCGCCACCAGATAATACCCCACCAGATAGGCCCCGGTGTGCAGAGCAATGGCCAGCGTCAGCAGCAGCTTAAGGCCCGATACCGAGATATCCTGCGTAATGTCAAGTATGACCCGCGAGTTGTTGAAGCTGTTGGAATAGAACTGAAACTGCAGCTCCAGCAGCACAAAAAACAGCACCCCGGCCACCACGCCTACCGTCGTGCGGTCCGAGGTTTTGGTGAGGCGCTCCACCCAGCGGGTGGGATTGTAGTGCCGGAACAGCCGCAGCCCGCAGTAAGCCGCCAGCGCCAGCAGCAGCGCGTTGATAAACAGGTCGCCGAGCGAGGGCGACAGCCACGACGCCGCGTACACCCGCGGGTCGAACAGCGGCAGCTCAATAAAGGAAAACGGCAGCCCCAGCGGCAGCAGCACGGCCCGCAGCAGGCCCAGCGGCAGCAGCAGCGCCGCGCTGCCAGCCAGCACGCGCCCCGCCCCGAACAGCCGCCGGGCCCACATCAGCCAGCTAGCCAGGTAGAGCAGCAGCCCCACCACCAGCAGCGTCATCGGGATGTACTTGCCGGTGATGGGGTTGCGCTGCAGGCGCTCCAGCGAGAACAGGTAGCGGCCTTCATCCGATTCAATAGCTGGCAGCCCAGGCTTCTTATCGGTTACCAGCCGCACGTTCAGCCCACGGAACAGGGCCTTTTCGGAGCCGTCGCGCAGGTAGCGGTTGCTGATGCCGTAGCGCTTTTCCAGCGGCACATAGGTCAGTACTACGTAGGGGCCCGAAGCCTGCCGTAGCGCCAGGTAGCGCCCAAACTGCATGTCCACCAGCTTTTCCCGAAAGCTCTGCCCGACGTTTTCGGGCTGGGGCCGCGTGGTGTGGTCGGACCAGTAGCGCAGCTGGCCGTTCTGGTAGATGAAGCTCGGATAAGTGGTGCGGCCCACCAGCGTGCTAAAGCGCAGCTCGCCCCGCACTGCCTGCTGCAGCACGTCGGTGGCTTCCCGTTCGGCTTTTTGCTCGGCATCCCGCACCAGCTTCTGCAGCCGTAGCGCATCGGCGCGCAGCAGCACGTCGGGCGTCTGGCCATAGCGGTTGCTCAGGAAAGCACCCGCAAAACAGAGGAAAGCGGCCAGCAGCAAGGCTAGCGGTAGGGAACGGGCGAACTTCAACAGGCGCAGGATTGAGCGGCAGCACACGGCTACGCAGAAGCCGCTACCAAACAAAAATGCCGCCAAATGGCGGCATTTCCTAGCTGGCTCCTATTCCGCGGGGCGCAGCGGCAAACTTTCAGCGAATCGGGGAGTGTAGTGGATGCCGCCAAAAAAGTACAACATCACCACGCGAGCGTACCGGAACAGCAATGGCGTCAGGGCAACAACCACTACGGCCACTGCCGTCACGTACACCCATACCGGCGGGTCATGGGCCAGGTAAAACAGCAGCACGCCGGTCAACACCACAATCAGGGTAGAGAAGCCGTAGCTGATGTACATGGCTCCCCAGTAGAATCCCACTTCCGGCTCGTAGTGCTGCCCGCAGACCGCGCAGCTTTCATACATATCGTCGAAGCGGGTGAGGTGCAGCGCCGAGTAGCGAAACAGCGGACCCCGGTGGCAGCGCGGGCACTTCTGCGCCAGCATGGCCGCCACCGTCGAATCGGCCCGAGGGGCCACTAGCGGCGCGCCGGCTTCTTGGCTTTGGAATTGCGGTACCAGAAGTAGCCCACAGCCCCTACCAGCAGGTACGGAATGGCCGCCATGTACAGAATGCCCTTGTTGAGGCCCGAGAAATCATACCCATCCTTTTCCGTCCGGGCCGACTCCACCTGCGTTTTGCACATGGTGCACTGTGCCGCCGCCGGGCTTGGGGCCAGGCTGAACAGCACGCCCAGCAGAAGGGCAAATACCGAGGTTACAAACAGCTTTTTCATACTCTTACCAACTGCGTTTGTAGGTGGATGGTTTGCCCGGAAAGACAAATGGTACTCCTGCTGACAATGAGGCCAGGCGGCTGCTCTGGCGGCTGCCCTCCTGCGCACTCTATGTGTAGTACGGCGCAATCATGAAGTACACAATCACGCCCGTCACGGACACGTACAGCCAGATCGGGTAGGTCCAGCGCGCAATGCGGCGGTGCTTCTGAAACTGCTCGGTCAGCGCGAAATACAGCGTGAACAGCACCAGCGCCACCGTAACGGCAGCCAGCAGAATGTGCGAAATCAGAATGAAGTAGTACACGCTCCGGATCAGGCCCTGCCCGCCAAACGTGGTGCTGGGCACCTGCGAGTGGTAGGCCACATACGACACCAGAAACAGGGAGCCCAACAGAAAGGCCAGTCCCATCATGGCGCGGTGCTTGGCAATGTCCTTGCGCCGGATGAAGTAGTAGCCGGCCATTAGCAGCAGCGCCGTCAGGGAGTTAAGCACGGCATTTACGGCCGGCAGCATCTTCACTTGCGCGCCTTCGATGCGGAACACGTTGGGGAAGAAGTGCAGCACCGCCACAGCCACCGGAATGACTGCGCCAAGTACGGCCGCCAGCACCTTGAATTTGGTGTTACCGCCGGCGGAAGCAGAAGGGTTATTCGTGTTCATAGGAGTAGAGCAGCACGTCGATTTCCGTCATGAGGCGCTCAACGTCTTTGGTTTTGGTGCCGTCGTAGATGCCGCGCACCCGATGGTCGCGGTCTACGAGGTAGAGTTTCTGGCTGTGCTCGATGCCGGGCGCCTGGCCCTTGGGAGCTTCCAGCCGAAACTCGTCCGTGATTAACCGGTAAAGCGCCGTTTTGTCTCCGGTCAGGAAAAACCATTTGCCGGCAATGGCGCCATACTGCTCGGCGTAGCGCTCCAGCACGGCCACCGAATCCTGAGCGGGGTCAACGGTAAACGATACCAGCTTTACGCGCGGATCTTTGCGGTACCGTTCCTGCACGCGCGCCATCTGGCTGTTCATGCGCGGGCAGGCGCCCGGGCAGGTGGTGTAGAAGAAATTGGCCACATACAGGCCGTTAGCCGCCACCTCGCGCTGCGTTACCACCCGGCCAGATTGCGACGTAAACCGGAAATCGGCCAACTGGTGGAAAACAGTATCGCGCCGCCACTTCCCTTCCACCAACGTCGAATCGACGCCCGTGGGCAGGTAAGTGGGCAGCGCGTAACGGTTGGTGCCGAATGTGTACAGAAACACAAAGGCCAGCACCGGGACCAACAGCATGAGGCCCAACAACAGGACGTGTTTGGGCCTCATGTAGTTAGTTGAATACGTTCCAGAACGAGTTCTGATAGGTTCCTTCCGTCACCAGAGCAATCAGCAGCCAGACGAGCAGGGCCATCGGAATGAGGATCGTCCAGATCAGCGCTTTCACTTCATGCTTCAAGTGCATGAACTCGGCCACGATGAAGAACGCCTTGAAAATCGTCAGGATGATGAAGATGGAGTTGCGGAGCGTGCTGGGCTCCATCAGGAATACGAAGACGAATTCCAGGGCCGTAATACCAACCAGAATGAAGAAAGTCTTCCAGATCCAGCCGGTGTTCGGCTTGGCGATTTCGCCGGGAGCAGTGGGCTCAGTGCCTGCGTGATTAGCCATTTGATTGAATGGTTAAATTGTTGAATTGCTAAATAGGCTACGGTGCTACAAGTCAGTCGAAGGATCAACCAGTCAACACTTTAGCCATCGAACAATTTAAACGAGGTAGAAGAAGGTGAAAACGAACACCCACACCAGATCTACAAAGTGCCAGTACAGGCCAATCTTCTCGACCATTTCGTAGTGGCCACGCTTTTCGAACGTGCCGTTGGTGGTGGCAATAAACGACCACACCAGCAGGCAGACACCCGAGAATACGTGCGTACCGTGGAAACCGGTAATAAAGAAGAACAGGTCAGCAAACAGCACCGGACCGTACTGGTTTACGGCCAGGTTGGCGCCGTACACTGTGGTACCGTCCAACATTTTGGTGCCGGCATCGGTGCCATGGATGAAGTGGCTCCACTCCCAAGCCTGCGAGCCCAGGAACGTGGCCCCGAACAGGATAGTCCACAACAGCCACTTCTGCACGTCCTTCTTGTCCATGCGGTGGCCGGCTTCTACGGCCAGTACCATCGTCACGGAGCTGAAGATGAGAATCATCGTCATCAGGGCCACAAAGCCCAATGGTACATCCATGCCGTGCAGGCCGGGGAAACCATTGAACACCTTGTCCGGCACCGGCCAGTAGGCGGTCGAAAACTCGAACGCCTTGCCAGCGGCGGCATCAAATGCCGGATAGCGGTGGCGGATCAGGCCGTAGGTGGTCAGGAACGCGGCGAACGTGAAGGCGTCCGACAGCAGGAAGAACCACATCATCAGCTTGCCGTAGCTGGCCTTGAAGGGCTCGTTGCCTCCGTCCCAGTTGCCGCTACGCGGCCGGTCGGCGGCGCTGGCAGTAGAGAGGGGCTGCGTCGTGGAAATCGTGGACATACAGTGCGGGGTAAGACGAAACTAGTGGTTCAAAAGTAGGAACAAATACAGGTACAACCAAAGCCCGCCCAGGAAGTGCCAATAGATGGTGCAGTTGGCGATGGGCATCATCTGCCGCGAATGCACCTGATAGCGAAGGGTTTTCAGGTAGGTCTTGACCAGAAAAATCACTCCGGTGATGAGGTGAAATCCATGGACGCCCATCAGTACATACACAAACGAGCCGGAAGGGTTGGCATCTACCCCACCAAAATAGGTGCGGCCAGCCACCAAATCGCCCCACGAGAACCACTGGCCCACCAAAAAGGCGAAGCCCAGCAGCACGGTCAGGCCCATGGCCAGCTTGGCGCGGCCCAGCTCATCGCGCTTGGCCGAGGCGTAAGCCCACTGCATGGTAACGCTGCTCAGCACAATCACAATGGTGTTGTAGAGCAGGCTGATGGGCAGATCAAATTCGCGCCAGTTGCCTTCTTCGCGGCGCACGATGAAGCCGCTGGTGAAGGCCGCGAACATCATGATGATGCTGATGATCATTAGAATCAGCAGCAGCCGCAGCGGGTGCAGCCCGGAGCCGGGCTCTTTGGTTTCTAAGGATTCGGTGGTTTGCATGAAGTATGGGGTTTGTTACTCTCTTTCGGCTGCAGTGGTTTCAGCGTATGTCAGGCATTTCACTACCTCCGGAGCATTAACAATTAACTGCGCAAAAGAGTCAACCAAGCGTTGCGCTTTACTAGAGTTTGTCGAGAACAAGGGCTATCTGCACGATGGGCAGATACAGAAACGAGCCGAACATGATGCTCATGGCCGCTTTTTTGGAGCAGGTGCGCATCAGGTAGAAGGTCTGCATCAGAAATAGCACCCCGCACACCACCGCTACCAGCGCCGATACTTTGCCGCTGATGCCGAACTGCAGCGGCAGCAGGCTCATGGGAATCAGCAGCAGCGTGTAGGTCATGATCTGGAAGGCCGTGCGCAGGTCTTTGCGGCCCGGCGACGGCAGCATCTTGAATCCTGCAGCCCGGTAGTCTTCATCGAGCACCCAGGCAATAGCCCAGAAGTGCGGAAACTGCCACATAAACTGAATGCCGAACAGCACCCAGCCGCCAATGCTGGCGGCCCCGGTAATGGCGTTGGTGGCGGCCACCCACCCGATAAACGGCGGCAGGCCGCCGGGAATGGCGCCCACAA is from Hymenobacter yonginensis and encodes:
- a CDS encoding sensor histidine kinase translates to MKFARSLPLALLLAAFLCFAGAFLSNRYGQTPDVLLRADALRLQKLVRDAEQKAEREATDVLQQAVRGELRFSTLVGRTTYPSFIYQNGQLRYWSDHTTRPQPENVGQSFREKLVDMQFGRYLALRQASGPYVVLTYVPLEKRYGISNRYLRDGSEKALFRGLNVRLVTDKKPGLPAIESDEGRYLFSLERLQRNPITGKYIPMTLLVVGLLLYLASWLMWARRLFGAGRVLAGSAALLLPLGLLRAVLLPLGLPFSFIELPLFDPRVYAASWLSPSLGDLFINALLLALAAYCGLRLFRHYNPTRWVERLTKTSDRTTVGVVAGVLFFVLLELQFQFYSNSFNNSRVILDITQDISVSGLKLLLTLAIALHTGAYLVGYYLVAQLFSATLGTGKGREGVFGLGLGALLFLPVGVALGQVQVMLVGITLWIFLLLRLTGLRRVAAMGTYQVYLFIFLMLSVSAAVGALALFEHFDRQLVQNKQNLAGNLLTDNDLQGEFLLTERAREIAADPLIRKVLAGPFANPEVVRQKIVKHYLGNYFGKYEVTISFFDAAGRPIGAGQGAETLSQARYRLLQNSTRTDQLNLFLVRGNNSFSTRRYVDFVAVPGAGQGTNTVLLELSLKKLTTYSVVPELLVDQKLFQPGLGAELSYAGYEQDRLVYSEGDFDYVNRLRRQQYNDPRLYRTGLVVGRFHHLAVRDETQHRTVVVTTSTYSFSDWLANFSFLFLLHTFYWLLAMALYLLVRGEYLAVLRTNFSTKIQLFLNFGILVPLVLVSIATASQVTSSYKRDLRRTYERRGRTVQDNLLQNRALLTDSAGRPALLALADNVASLTETDLNLYDARGQLIVSSQPIMFESGLLGPLMNPQAVAALKERAQPRVLLMERAGSLSFNSLYLPLRAAETEAGQAGRVLGYVGIPFFDSEKELDNKLIELISTLLNIFTGMFIVFLVLTFVASRMLTNPLKLLTQKLRQTTLTGQNETLDYQSDDEIGLLVREYNAMLLKLEESKLELATQEKEAAWREMARQVAHEIKNPLTPMKLSLQFLQRAIQDQRPNLDELIAKVSQTLITQIDVLTDIATSFSTFTNLPAMRPERLDVAPILRRCVELHQGSRPDARIELQLPEEETPTIVFADENLLVRTFNNLLINALQAVPEGRAAQVSAQLSVQSNKRVQISIQDNGAGIPADVREKIFIPNFTTKATGSGIGLAVARRGIESAGGSVWFETEEGTGTTFYIELPLAG
- a CDS encoding DUF983 domain-containing protein; the protein is MAPRADSTVAAMLAQKCPRCHRGPLFRYSALHLTRFDDMYESCAVCGQHYEPEVGFYWGAMYISYGFSTLIVVLTGVLLFYLAHDPPVWVYVTAVAVVVVALTPLLFRYARVVMLYFFGGIHYTPRFAESLPLRPAE
- a CDS encoding DUF420 domain-containing protein gives rise to the protein MNTNNPSASAGGNTKFKVLAAVLGAVIPVAVAVLHFFPNVFRIEGAQVKMLPAVNAVLNSLTALLLMAGYYFIRRKDIAKHRAMMGLAFLLGSLFLVSYVAYHSQVPSTTFGGQGLIRSVYYFILISHILLAAVTVALVLFTLYFALTEQFQKHRRIARWTYPIWLYVSVTGVIVYFMIAPYYT
- a CDS encoding SCO family protein, with amino-acid sequence MLLVPVLAFVFLYTFGTNRYALPTYLPTGVDSTLVEGKWRRDTVFHQLADFRFTSQSGRVVTQREVAANGLYVANFFYTTCPGACPRMNSQMARVQERYRKDPRVKLVSFTVDPAQDSVAVLERYAEQYGAIAGKWFFLTGDKTALYRLITDEFRLEAPKGQAPGIEHSQKLYLVDRDHRVRGIYDGTKTKDVERLMTEIDVLLYSYEHE
- a CDS encoding cytochrome C oxidase subunit IV family protein, whose protein sequence is MANHAGTEPTAPGEIAKPNTGWIWKTFFILVGITALEFVFVFLMEPSTLRNSIFIILTIFKAFFIVAEFMHLKHEVKALIWTILIPMALLVWLLIALVTEGTYQNSFWNVFN